The following are from one region of the Muntiacus reevesi chromosome 3, mMunRee1.1, whole genome shotgun sequence genome:
- the ATP13A2 gene encoding polyamine-transporting ATPase 13A2 isoform X2 → MSADSSPLVGSAPAGYGTLTIETSVDPLSSSASSVRLSGYCGSPWRAIGYHAVVWMLAGLPLLLFRWKPLWGVRLRLRACTLARAETLVIETRDREDSSWQLCTVQVQTEDICADGLQPPPQTRAEDGRSQAAVGAEPEDAWKDTTELHRPEEPRRLRYYVFRGQRYVWLETHQAFRQVSLLDHSRTCDDLHCSSAGLSLQDHTVRKAIYGPNVISVPVKSYPQLLVDEALNPYYGFQAFSIALWLADHYYWYALCILLVSAVSICLSVYRTRKQSQTLRDMVQLSVRVCVCRPGGEEWVDSSELVPGDCLVLPQEGGLMPCDAALVAGECVVNESSLTGESVPVLKTALPEGPAPYLPEAHRRHTLFCGTLILQARAFVGPHVLAVVTQTGFCTAKGGLVSSILHPRPLSFKFYKHSMKFVAALSVVALLGTVYSIVILLRNQVPLGEIVIRALDVVTVAVPPALPAAMTMCTLYAQSRLESHGVFCIHPPRINLGGKLRLVCFDKTGTLTEDGLDVMGVVPLKGQEFLPLVSEPRRLPVGPLLRALAACHTLSRLRDTLVGDPMDLKMVESTGWVLEEGPAADATCGTQVLAVMKPPPQEPHLQDMEPPAPISILGRFPFLSALQRMSVVVAWPGTAQPEACVKGSPELVASLCNPATVPADFAPRLQSYTAAGYRVVALAGKPLPVPSSLEAVQQLPRDTVEQELSLLGLLVMRNLLKPQTPGVIQALRKTRIRTVMVTGDNLQTAVTVAQGCGMVGPREHLVIVHAAPPERGQPASLELQPVESFAATNGAQDPDQAASYTMESDPRSSHLALSGSSFGVLVKHFPKLLPKVLVQGTVFARMAPEQKTELVCELQKLQYCVGMCGDGANDCGALKAADVGISLSQAEASVVSPFTSSVASIECVPMVIREGRCSLDTSFSVFKYMALYSLTQFISVLILYTVNTNLGDLQFLAVDLVITTTVAVLMSRTGPARALGRARPPGSLLSGPVLGSLLLQVALVAGVQLGGYFLAAAQPWFVPLNGTVPAPDNLPNYENTVVFSLSSFQYLILAAAMSKGAPFRRPLYTNVPFLAALVLLGFVLVGLVLAPGPLQGPLTLKSITNTRFKLLLLGLVAFNVVAAFMLESLLDQYLPGCLRRLRPKRASKKRFKQLERELAERPWPLPAGPVR, encoded by the exons ATGAGCGCAG acagcagcccgcTCGTGGGCAGCGCGCCCGCCGGCTATGGGACCCTGACCATCGAGACGTCTGTGGATCCCCTCAGCTCCTCAGCTTCATCCGTG AGGCTCAGCGGCTACTGTGGCAGTCCGTGGAGAGCCATCGGCTATCACGCCGTGGTCTGGATGCTGGCGGGGCTCCCGTTGCTGCTGTTCCGGTGGAAGCCCCTGTGGGGGGTGCGGCTGCGGCTCCGGGCCTGCACCCTGGCCCGCGCCGAAACACTCGTCATCGAAACAAGGGACAGAGAG GATAGTTCGTGGCAGCTCTGTACGGTCCAAGTGCAGACGGAAGACATCTGTGCGGACGG CCTGCAGCCACCCCCACAGACGCGGGCAGAGGACGGCCGGAGCCAGGCGGCCGTGGGGGCAGAGCCGGAGGACGCCTGGAAGGACACCACGGAGCTCCACAGGCCTGAAGAGCCG CGAAGGCTGCGCTACTACGTCTTCCGGGGCCAGCGCTACGTCTGGCTGGAGACGCATCAGGCCTTCCGCCAAGTCAG CCTACTGGACCACAGCCGCACCTGTGATGACCTCCACTGCTCCAGCGCTGGCCTCAGCCTGCAGGACCACACCGTGAG GAAGGCCATCTATGGCCCCAACGTGATCAGCGTCCCAGTCAAGTCCTATCCCCAGCTGCTGGTGGATGAG gcaCTGAACCCCTACTATGGGTTCCAGGCCTTCAGCATCGCGCTGTGGCTGGCTGACCACTACTACTGGTACGCCCTGTGCATCCTGCTCGTCTCCGCTGTCTCCATCTGCCTGTCTGTCTACAGGACCAGAAAG CAAAGCCAGACCCTGAGGGACATGGTCCAGCTGTCTGTACGGGTGTGCGTGTGCAGGCCTGGGGGAG AGGAGTGGGTGGACTCCAGCGAGCTGGTGCCCGGAGATTGCCTGGTGCTGCCCCAGGAGGGTGGCCTGATGCCCTGTGACGCGGCCTTGGTGGCCGGCGAGTGCGTGGTCAACGAGAGCTCCCTGACAG GGGAGAGCGTCCCAGTGCTGAAGACGGCCCTGCCTGAGGGCCCAGCGCCCTACCTCCCAGAGGCCCACCGGCGGCACACGCTCTTCTGCGGGACCCTCATCTTGCAGGCCCGGGCCTTCGTAGGACCCCACGTCCTGGCAGTGGTGACGCAGACAG GGTTCTGCACAGCCAAGGGGGGCCTGGTGAGCTCCATCCTGCACCCCCGGCCGCTGAGCTTCAAGTTCTACAAGCACAGCATGAAGTTCGTGGCCGCCCTCTCGGTCGTGG CTCTGCTCGGCACTGTCTACAGCATTGTTATCCTTCTCCGCAACCAG GTGCCCCTGGGCGAGATCGTGATCCGGGCCCTGGACGTGGTGACGGTGGCCGTGCCGCCCGCCCTGCCAGCCGCCATGACCATGTGCACGCTCTACGCCCAGAGCCGGCTGGAGAGCCACGGTGTCTTCTGCATCCACCCGCCGCGCATCAACCTGGGCGGCAAGCTCCGGCTGGTGTGTTTCGACAAG ACGGGTACCCTCACTGAGGACGGCTTGGATGTGATGGGTGTGGTGCCCCTGAAGGGGCAGGAGTTCCTGCCGCTGGTCTCGGAGCCCCGCCGCCTGCCCGTGGGGCCCCTGCTCCGGGCACTGGCCGCCTGCCACACGCTCAGCCGGCTGCGGGACACCCTGgtgggcgaccccatggacctcaagATGGTGGAGTCGACTGGCTGG GTCCTGGAGGAGGGGCCAGCTGCAGACGCGACATGTGGGACCCAGGTTTTGGCGGTGATGAaacccccaccccaggagcccCACCTGCAGGACATG gagCCCCCGGCACCAATCAGCATCCTTGGCCGCTTCCCCTTCCTGTCGGCGCTGCAGCGCATGAGCGTGGTGGTGGCCTGGCCTGGCACCGCCCAGCCCGAGGCCTGCGTCAAGGGCTCTCCCGAGCTGGTGGCCAGTCTCTGCAACCCCGCGACAG TGCCTGCCGACTTCGCCCCGAGGCTGCAGAGCTACACTGCTGCGGGCTACCGCGTGGTGGCCCTCGCGGGCAAGCCGCTTCCCGTCCCGTCCAGCCTGGAAGCCGTCCAGCAACTGCCCAG GGACACGGTGGAGCAGGAGCTGAGTCTCCTGGGGCTGCTGGTCATGCGGAACCTGCTGAAGCCGCAGACGCCGGGCGTCATCCAGGCTCTGCGCAAGACCCGCATCCGCACCGTCATGGTGACAG GGGACAACCTGCAGACGGCGGTCACGGTGGCCCAGGGCTGCGGCATGGTGGGCCCCCGGGAGCACCTGGTTATCGTCCATGCCGCCCCCCCCGAGCggggccagccagcctcccttgAGCTCCAGCCAGTGGAGTCCTTCGCAGCCACAAACGGGGCCCAG GATCCTGACCAAGCCGCCAGCTACACCATGGAGTCAGACCCCCGGTCCAGCCACCTGGCCCTGAGCGGGTCCAGCTTCGGTGTCCTTGTGAAGCACTTCCCCAAGCTGCTGCCCAAG GTCTTGGTCCAGGGCACCGTCTTTGCCCGCATGGCGCCCGAGCAGAAGACAGAGCTGGTGTGTGAACTGCAGAAGCTCCA ATACTGTGTGGGCATGTGTGGTGATGGCGCCAACGACTGCGGGGCGCTGAAGGCGGCGGACGTGGGCATCTCGCTCTCCCAGGCCGAGGCCTCAGTGGTCTCGCCCTTCACCTCGAGTGTGGCCAGCATCGAGTGTGTGCCCATGGTCATCAG GGAAGGCCGTTGTTCCCTGGACACGTCGTTCAGCGTCTTCAAGTACATGGCCCTGTACAGCCTGACCCAGTTCATCTCTGTGCTGATCCTATACACG GTCAACACCAACCTGGGCGACCTGCAGTTCCTGGCCGTGGACCTGGTCATCACCACCACGGTGGCCGTGCTCATGAGCCGCACGGGGCCGGCACGGGCTCTGGGGCGGGCGCGGCCGCCCGGGTCCCTGCTGAGCGGGCCGGTGCTCGGCAGCCTACTGCTGCAGGTGGCCTTGGTGGCCGGCGTGCAGCTGGGGGGCTACTTCCTGGCTGCAGCCCAGCCCTG GTTCGTGCCCCTGAACGGGACCGTGCCCGCACCGGACAACCTGCCCAACTACGAGAACACGGTGGTCTTCTCCCTGTCCAGCTTCCAGTACCTCATCCTGGCCGCCGCCATGTCCAAGGGCGCGCCCTTCCGGCGGCCTCTGTACACCAACG TGCCCTTCCTGGCGGCCCTGGTGCTCTTGGGCTTCGTCCTGGTGGGCCTCGTGCTGGCCCCCGGGCCCCTGCAGGGGCCGCTGACGCTGAAGAGCATCACCAACACCCgcttcaagctgctgctgctgggcttggtCGCCTTCAACGTCGTGGCAGCCTTCATGCTGGAG AGCCTGCTGGACCAGTACCTCCCGGGCTGCCTGCGGCGGCTCCGGCCCAAACGGGCCTCCAAGAAGCGCTTCAAGCAGCTGGAGCGGGAGCTGGCGGAGCGGCCGTGGCCACTGCCTGCCGGGCCCGTCAGGTAG
- the ATP13A2 gene encoding polyamine-transporting ATPase 13A2 isoform X3 gives MSADSSPLVGSAPAGYGTLTIETSVDPLSSSASSVRLSGYCGSPWRAIGYHAVVWMLAGLPLLLFRWKPLWGVRLRLRACTLARAETLVIETRDREDSSWQLCTVQVQTEDICADGLQPPPQTRAEDGRSQAAVGAEPEDAWKDTTELHRPEEPLQRRLRYYVFRGQRYVWLETHQAFRQVSLLDHSRTCDDLHCSSAGLSLQDHTVRKAIYGPNVISVPVKSYPQLLVDEAFSIALWLADHYYWYALCILLVSAVSICLSVYRTRKQSQTLRDMVQLSVRVCVCRPGGEEWVDSSELVPGDCLVLPQEGGLMPCDAALVAGECVVNESSLTGESVPVLKTALPEGPAPYLPEAHRRHTLFCGTLILQARAFVGPHVLAVVTQTGFCTAKGGLVSSILHPRPLSFKFYKHSMKFVAALSVVALLGTVYSIVILLRNQVPLGEIVIRALDVVTVAVPPALPAAMTMCTLYAQSRLESHGVFCIHPPRINLGGKLRLVCFDKTGTLTEDGLDVMGVVPLKGQEFLPLVSEPRRLPVGPLLRALAACHTLSRLRDTLVGDPMDLKMVESTGWVLEEGPAADATCGTQVLAVMKPPPQEPHLQDMEPPAPISILGRFPFLSALQRMSVVVAWPGTAQPEACVKGSPELVASLCNPATVPADFAPRLQSYTAAGYRVVALAGKPLPVPSSLEAVQQLPRDTVEQELSLLGLLVMRNLLKPQTPGVIQALRKTRIRTVMVTGDNLQTAVTVAQGCGMVGPREHLVIVHAAPPERGQPASLELQPVESFAATNGAQDPDQAASYTMESDPRSSHLALSGSSFGVLVKHFPKLLPKVLVQGTVFARMAPEQKTELVCELQKLQYCVGMCGDGANDCGALKAADVGISLSQAEASVVSPFTSSVASIECVPMVIREGRCSLDTSFSVFKYMALYSLTQFISVLILYTVNTNLGDLQFLAVDLVITTTVAVLMSRTGPARALGRARPPGSLLSGPVLGSLLLQVALVAGVQLGGYFLAAAQPWFVPLNGTVPAPDNLPNYENTVVFSLSSFQYLILAAAMSKGAPFRRPLYTNVPFLAALVLLGFVLVGLVLAPGPLQGPLTLKSITNTRFKLLLLGLVAFNVVAAFMLESLLDQYLPGCLRRLRPKRASKKRFKQLERELAERPWPLPAGPVR, from the exons ATGAGCGCAG acagcagcccgcTCGTGGGCAGCGCGCCCGCCGGCTATGGGACCCTGACCATCGAGACGTCTGTGGATCCCCTCAGCTCCTCAGCTTCATCCGTG AGGCTCAGCGGCTACTGTGGCAGTCCGTGGAGAGCCATCGGCTATCACGCCGTGGTCTGGATGCTGGCGGGGCTCCCGTTGCTGCTGTTCCGGTGGAAGCCCCTGTGGGGGGTGCGGCTGCGGCTCCGGGCCTGCACCCTGGCCCGCGCCGAAACACTCGTCATCGAAACAAGGGACAGAGAG GATAGTTCGTGGCAGCTCTGTACGGTCCAAGTGCAGACGGAAGACATCTGTGCGGACGG CCTGCAGCCACCCCCACAGACGCGGGCAGAGGACGGCCGGAGCCAGGCGGCCGTGGGGGCAGAGCCGGAGGACGCCTGGAAGGACACCACGGAGCTCCACAGGCCTGAAGAGCCG CTCCAGCGAAGGCTGCGCTACTACGTCTTCCGGGGCCAGCGCTACGTCTGGCTGGAGACGCATCAGGCCTTCCGCCAAGTCAG CCTACTGGACCACAGCCGCACCTGTGATGACCTCCACTGCTCCAGCGCTGGCCTCAGCCTGCAGGACCACACCGTGAG GAAGGCCATCTATGGCCCCAACGTGATCAGCGTCCCAGTCAAGTCCTATCCCCAGCTGCTGGTGGATGAG GCCTTCAGCATCGCGCTGTGGCTGGCTGACCACTACTACTGGTACGCCCTGTGCATCCTGCTCGTCTCCGCTGTCTCCATCTGCCTGTCTGTCTACAGGACCAGAAAG CAAAGCCAGACCCTGAGGGACATGGTCCAGCTGTCTGTACGGGTGTGCGTGTGCAGGCCTGGGGGAG AGGAGTGGGTGGACTCCAGCGAGCTGGTGCCCGGAGATTGCCTGGTGCTGCCCCAGGAGGGTGGCCTGATGCCCTGTGACGCGGCCTTGGTGGCCGGCGAGTGCGTGGTCAACGAGAGCTCCCTGACAG GGGAGAGCGTCCCAGTGCTGAAGACGGCCCTGCCTGAGGGCCCAGCGCCCTACCTCCCAGAGGCCCACCGGCGGCACACGCTCTTCTGCGGGACCCTCATCTTGCAGGCCCGGGCCTTCGTAGGACCCCACGTCCTGGCAGTGGTGACGCAGACAG GGTTCTGCACAGCCAAGGGGGGCCTGGTGAGCTCCATCCTGCACCCCCGGCCGCTGAGCTTCAAGTTCTACAAGCACAGCATGAAGTTCGTGGCCGCCCTCTCGGTCGTGG CTCTGCTCGGCACTGTCTACAGCATTGTTATCCTTCTCCGCAACCAG GTGCCCCTGGGCGAGATCGTGATCCGGGCCCTGGACGTGGTGACGGTGGCCGTGCCGCCCGCCCTGCCAGCCGCCATGACCATGTGCACGCTCTACGCCCAGAGCCGGCTGGAGAGCCACGGTGTCTTCTGCATCCACCCGCCGCGCATCAACCTGGGCGGCAAGCTCCGGCTGGTGTGTTTCGACAAG ACGGGTACCCTCACTGAGGACGGCTTGGATGTGATGGGTGTGGTGCCCCTGAAGGGGCAGGAGTTCCTGCCGCTGGTCTCGGAGCCCCGCCGCCTGCCCGTGGGGCCCCTGCTCCGGGCACTGGCCGCCTGCCACACGCTCAGCCGGCTGCGGGACACCCTGgtgggcgaccccatggacctcaagATGGTGGAGTCGACTGGCTGG GTCCTGGAGGAGGGGCCAGCTGCAGACGCGACATGTGGGACCCAGGTTTTGGCGGTGATGAaacccccaccccaggagcccCACCTGCAGGACATG gagCCCCCGGCACCAATCAGCATCCTTGGCCGCTTCCCCTTCCTGTCGGCGCTGCAGCGCATGAGCGTGGTGGTGGCCTGGCCTGGCACCGCCCAGCCCGAGGCCTGCGTCAAGGGCTCTCCCGAGCTGGTGGCCAGTCTCTGCAACCCCGCGACAG TGCCTGCCGACTTCGCCCCGAGGCTGCAGAGCTACACTGCTGCGGGCTACCGCGTGGTGGCCCTCGCGGGCAAGCCGCTTCCCGTCCCGTCCAGCCTGGAAGCCGTCCAGCAACTGCCCAG GGACACGGTGGAGCAGGAGCTGAGTCTCCTGGGGCTGCTGGTCATGCGGAACCTGCTGAAGCCGCAGACGCCGGGCGTCATCCAGGCTCTGCGCAAGACCCGCATCCGCACCGTCATGGTGACAG GGGACAACCTGCAGACGGCGGTCACGGTGGCCCAGGGCTGCGGCATGGTGGGCCCCCGGGAGCACCTGGTTATCGTCCATGCCGCCCCCCCCGAGCggggccagccagcctcccttgAGCTCCAGCCAGTGGAGTCCTTCGCAGCCACAAACGGGGCCCAG GATCCTGACCAAGCCGCCAGCTACACCATGGAGTCAGACCCCCGGTCCAGCCACCTGGCCCTGAGCGGGTCCAGCTTCGGTGTCCTTGTGAAGCACTTCCCCAAGCTGCTGCCCAAG GTCTTGGTCCAGGGCACCGTCTTTGCCCGCATGGCGCCCGAGCAGAAGACAGAGCTGGTGTGTGAACTGCAGAAGCTCCA ATACTGTGTGGGCATGTGTGGTGATGGCGCCAACGACTGCGGGGCGCTGAAGGCGGCGGACGTGGGCATCTCGCTCTCCCAGGCCGAGGCCTCAGTGGTCTCGCCCTTCACCTCGAGTGTGGCCAGCATCGAGTGTGTGCCCATGGTCATCAG GGAAGGCCGTTGTTCCCTGGACACGTCGTTCAGCGTCTTCAAGTACATGGCCCTGTACAGCCTGACCCAGTTCATCTCTGTGCTGATCCTATACACG GTCAACACCAACCTGGGCGACCTGCAGTTCCTGGCCGTGGACCTGGTCATCACCACCACGGTGGCCGTGCTCATGAGCCGCACGGGGCCGGCACGGGCTCTGGGGCGGGCGCGGCCGCCCGGGTCCCTGCTGAGCGGGCCGGTGCTCGGCAGCCTACTGCTGCAGGTGGCCTTGGTGGCCGGCGTGCAGCTGGGGGGCTACTTCCTGGCTGCAGCCCAGCCCTG GTTCGTGCCCCTGAACGGGACCGTGCCCGCACCGGACAACCTGCCCAACTACGAGAACACGGTGGTCTTCTCCCTGTCCAGCTTCCAGTACCTCATCCTGGCCGCCGCCATGTCCAAGGGCGCGCCCTTCCGGCGGCCTCTGTACACCAACG TGCCCTTCCTGGCGGCCCTGGTGCTCTTGGGCTTCGTCCTGGTGGGCCTCGTGCTGGCCCCCGGGCCCCTGCAGGGGCCGCTGACGCTGAAGAGCATCACCAACACCCgcttcaagctgctgctgctgggcttggtCGCCTTCAACGTCGTGGCAGCCTTCATGCTGGAG AGCCTGCTGGACCAGTACCTCCCGGGCTGCCTGCGGCGGCTCCGGCCCAAACGGGCCTCCAAGAAGCGCTTCAAGCAGCTGGAGCGGGAGCTGGCGGAGCGGCCGTGGCCACTGCCTGCCGGGCCCGTCAGGTAG
- the ATP13A2 gene encoding polyamine-transporting ATPase 13A2 isoform X1: protein MSADSSPLVGSAPAGYGTLTIETSVDPLSSSASSVRLSGYCGSPWRAIGYHAVVWMLAGLPLLLFRWKPLWGVRLRLRACTLARAETLVIETRDREDSSWQLCTVQVQTEDICADGLQPPPQTRAEDGRSQAAVGAEPEDAWKDTTELHRPEEPLQRRLRYYVFRGQRYVWLETHQAFRQVSLLDHSRTCDDLHCSSAGLSLQDHTVRKAIYGPNVISVPVKSYPQLLVDEALNPYYGFQAFSIALWLADHYYWYALCILLVSAVSICLSVYRTRKQSQTLRDMVQLSVRVCVCRPGGEEWVDSSELVPGDCLVLPQEGGLMPCDAALVAGECVVNESSLTGESVPVLKTALPEGPAPYLPEAHRRHTLFCGTLILQARAFVGPHVLAVVTQTGFCTAKGGLVSSILHPRPLSFKFYKHSMKFVAALSVVALLGTVYSIVILLRNQVPLGEIVIRALDVVTVAVPPALPAAMTMCTLYAQSRLESHGVFCIHPPRINLGGKLRLVCFDKTGTLTEDGLDVMGVVPLKGQEFLPLVSEPRRLPVGPLLRALAACHTLSRLRDTLVGDPMDLKMVESTGWVLEEGPAADATCGTQVLAVMKPPPQEPHLQDMEPPAPISILGRFPFLSALQRMSVVVAWPGTAQPEACVKGSPELVASLCNPATVPADFAPRLQSYTAAGYRVVALAGKPLPVPSSLEAVQQLPRDTVEQELSLLGLLVMRNLLKPQTPGVIQALRKTRIRTVMVTGDNLQTAVTVAQGCGMVGPREHLVIVHAAPPERGQPASLELQPVESFAATNGAQDPDQAASYTMESDPRSSHLALSGSSFGVLVKHFPKLLPKVLVQGTVFARMAPEQKTELVCELQKLQYCVGMCGDGANDCGALKAADVGISLSQAEASVVSPFTSSVASIECVPMVIREGRCSLDTSFSVFKYMALYSLTQFISVLILYTVNTNLGDLQFLAVDLVITTTVAVLMSRTGPARALGRARPPGSLLSGPVLGSLLLQVALVAGVQLGGYFLAAAQPWFVPLNGTVPAPDNLPNYENTVVFSLSSFQYLILAAAMSKGAPFRRPLYTNVPFLAALVLLGFVLVGLVLAPGPLQGPLTLKSITNTRFKLLLLGLVAFNVVAAFMLESLLDQYLPGCLRRLRPKRASKKRFKQLERELAERPWPLPAGPVR from the exons ATGAGCGCAG acagcagcccgcTCGTGGGCAGCGCGCCCGCCGGCTATGGGACCCTGACCATCGAGACGTCTGTGGATCCCCTCAGCTCCTCAGCTTCATCCGTG AGGCTCAGCGGCTACTGTGGCAGTCCGTGGAGAGCCATCGGCTATCACGCCGTGGTCTGGATGCTGGCGGGGCTCCCGTTGCTGCTGTTCCGGTGGAAGCCCCTGTGGGGGGTGCGGCTGCGGCTCCGGGCCTGCACCCTGGCCCGCGCCGAAACACTCGTCATCGAAACAAGGGACAGAGAG GATAGTTCGTGGCAGCTCTGTACGGTCCAAGTGCAGACGGAAGACATCTGTGCGGACGG CCTGCAGCCACCCCCACAGACGCGGGCAGAGGACGGCCGGAGCCAGGCGGCCGTGGGGGCAGAGCCGGAGGACGCCTGGAAGGACACCACGGAGCTCCACAGGCCTGAAGAGCCG CTCCAGCGAAGGCTGCGCTACTACGTCTTCCGGGGCCAGCGCTACGTCTGGCTGGAGACGCATCAGGCCTTCCGCCAAGTCAG CCTACTGGACCACAGCCGCACCTGTGATGACCTCCACTGCTCCAGCGCTGGCCTCAGCCTGCAGGACCACACCGTGAG GAAGGCCATCTATGGCCCCAACGTGATCAGCGTCCCAGTCAAGTCCTATCCCCAGCTGCTGGTGGATGAG gcaCTGAACCCCTACTATGGGTTCCAGGCCTTCAGCATCGCGCTGTGGCTGGCTGACCACTACTACTGGTACGCCCTGTGCATCCTGCTCGTCTCCGCTGTCTCCATCTGCCTGTCTGTCTACAGGACCAGAAAG CAAAGCCAGACCCTGAGGGACATGGTCCAGCTGTCTGTACGGGTGTGCGTGTGCAGGCCTGGGGGAG AGGAGTGGGTGGACTCCAGCGAGCTGGTGCCCGGAGATTGCCTGGTGCTGCCCCAGGAGGGTGGCCTGATGCCCTGTGACGCGGCCTTGGTGGCCGGCGAGTGCGTGGTCAACGAGAGCTCCCTGACAG GGGAGAGCGTCCCAGTGCTGAAGACGGCCCTGCCTGAGGGCCCAGCGCCCTACCTCCCAGAGGCCCACCGGCGGCACACGCTCTTCTGCGGGACCCTCATCTTGCAGGCCCGGGCCTTCGTAGGACCCCACGTCCTGGCAGTGGTGACGCAGACAG GGTTCTGCACAGCCAAGGGGGGCCTGGTGAGCTCCATCCTGCACCCCCGGCCGCTGAGCTTCAAGTTCTACAAGCACAGCATGAAGTTCGTGGCCGCCCTCTCGGTCGTGG CTCTGCTCGGCACTGTCTACAGCATTGTTATCCTTCTCCGCAACCAG GTGCCCCTGGGCGAGATCGTGATCCGGGCCCTGGACGTGGTGACGGTGGCCGTGCCGCCCGCCCTGCCAGCCGCCATGACCATGTGCACGCTCTACGCCCAGAGCCGGCTGGAGAGCCACGGTGTCTTCTGCATCCACCCGCCGCGCATCAACCTGGGCGGCAAGCTCCGGCTGGTGTGTTTCGACAAG ACGGGTACCCTCACTGAGGACGGCTTGGATGTGATGGGTGTGGTGCCCCTGAAGGGGCAGGAGTTCCTGCCGCTGGTCTCGGAGCCCCGCCGCCTGCCCGTGGGGCCCCTGCTCCGGGCACTGGCCGCCTGCCACACGCTCAGCCGGCTGCGGGACACCCTGgtgggcgaccccatggacctcaagATGGTGGAGTCGACTGGCTGG GTCCTGGAGGAGGGGCCAGCTGCAGACGCGACATGTGGGACCCAGGTTTTGGCGGTGATGAaacccccaccccaggagcccCACCTGCAGGACATG gagCCCCCGGCACCAATCAGCATCCTTGGCCGCTTCCCCTTCCTGTCGGCGCTGCAGCGCATGAGCGTGGTGGTGGCCTGGCCTGGCACCGCCCAGCCCGAGGCCTGCGTCAAGGGCTCTCCCGAGCTGGTGGCCAGTCTCTGCAACCCCGCGACAG TGCCTGCCGACTTCGCCCCGAGGCTGCAGAGCTACACTGCTGCGGGCTACCGCGTGGTGGCCCTCGCGGGCAAGCCGCTTCCCGTCCCGTCCAGCCTGGAAGCCGTCCAGCAACTGCCCAG GGACACGGTGGAGCAGGAGCTGAGTCTCCTGGGGCTGCTGGTCATGCGGAACCTGCTGAAGCCGCAGACGCCGGGCGTCATCCAGGCTCTGCGCAAGACCCGCATCCGCACCGTCATGGTGACAG GGGACAACCTGCAGACGGCGGTCACGGTGGCCCAGGGCTGCGGCATGGTGGGCCCCCGGGAGCACCTGGTTATCGTCCATGCCGCCCCCCCCGAGCggggccagccagcctcccttgAGCTCCAGCCAGTGGAGTCCTTCGCAGCCACAAACGGGGCCCAG GATCCTGACCAAGCCGCCAGCTACACCATGGAGTCAGACCCCCGGTCCAGCCACCTGGCCCTGAGCGGGTCCAGCTTCGGTGTCCTTGTGAAGCACTTCCCCAAGCTGCTGCCCAAG GTCTTGGTCCAGGGCACCGTCTTTGCCCGCATGGCGCCCGAGCAGAAGACAGAGCTGGTGTGTGAACTGCAGAAGCTCCA ATACTGTGTGGGCATGTGTGGTGATGGCGCCAACGACTGCGGGGCGCTGAAGGCGGCGGACGTGGGCATCTCGCTCTCCCAGGCCGAGGCCTCAGTGGTCTCGCCCTTCACCTCGAGTGTGGCCAGCATCGAGTGTGTGCCCATGGTCATCAG GGAAGGCCGTTGTTCCCTGGACACGTCGTTCAGCGTCTTCAAGTACATGGCCCTGTACAGCCTGACCCAGTTCATCTCTGTGCTGATCCTATACACG GTCAACACCAACCTGGGCGACCTGCAGTTCCTGGCCGTGGACCTGGTCATCACCACCACGGTGGCCGTGCTCATGAGCCGCACGGGGCCGGCACGGGCTCTGGGGCGGGCGCGGCCGCCCGGGTCCCTGCTGAGCGGGCCGGTGCTCGGCAGCCTACTGCTGCAGGTGGCCTTGGTGGCCGGCGTGCAGCTGGGGGGCTACTTCCTGGCTGCAGCCCAGCCCTG GTTCGTGCCCCTGAACGGGACCGTGCCCGCACCGGACAACCTGCCCAACTACGAGAACACGGTGGTCTTCTCCCTGTCCAGCTTCCAGTACCTCATCCTGGCCGCCGCCATGTCCAAGGGCGCGCCCTTCCGGCGGCCTCTGTACACCAACG TGCCCTTCCTGGCGGCCCTGGTGCTCTTGGGCTTCGTCCTGGTGGGCCTCGTGCTGGCCCCCGGGCCCCTGCAGGGGCCGCTGACGCTGAAGAGCATCACCAACACCCgcttcaagctgctgctgctgggcttggtCGCCTTCAACGTCGTGGCAGCCTTCATGCTGGAG AGCCTGCTGGACCAGTACCTCCCGGGCTGCCTGCGGCGGCTCCGGCCCAAACGGGCCTCCAAGAAGCGCTTCAAGCAGCTGGAGCGGGAGCTGGCGGAGCGGCCGTGGCCACTGCCTGCCGGGCCCGTCAGGTAG